In Pseudomonas sp. PDNC002, the DNA window TGCGCGGCCTCAGCGACTTCCTCTTCGGTCAGCAGCGCACCTACGAGGAGCCCCTGTTCGTCGAGCACGCGCCGGCCGAGTCGCTCGGCGTGCTGCGCCTGGAGATCGACACCTTCGTCTTCGGCAACGACTTCCTGCGCCGTGCCGGGATGACCTTCATTTCAGGGTTCGTGCGCAGCCTTATGCTGTCGCTGATCCTGCTGGTGCTCTTCTATGCGCTACTGACCAAGCCGCTGGTGAGCCTGATCGACGCCCTCTCTCGCCACGACCCACGCTCGCCCTCGCGCCTGCGCCTGCCCTGCCCGCGCGGCCATGAGCGCGACGAGATCGGCGTGCTGGTGGAGGTGACCAACCGTCAGCTCAACCGCATTTCGGTGGAAATGGAACAGCGCCGCGAAGCCGAGGATCGCCTCACCCAGTACCTGGAAGAACTGGAAAGCATCGTCGCCGCCCGCACCGCCGAGCTCAAGGCGGCCAACGCGCGCCTGACCCTGTCCAACCAGGAACTCGAGCACGCGCGGCAGAACGCCCTGGCCATGGCGCAGGCGCGCGGCAGCTTCCTGGCCAACATGAGCCACGAGATCCGCACCCCGCTCAACGGCCTGCTGGGCATGCTCGGCCTGGCGCTGGACGGCCCGCTCACCGCCGAGCAGCGCCAGCAGCTGTCCATCGCCCACGATTCGGGCAAGGTGCTGGTGGACCTGCTCAACGACGTGCTCGACCTGTCCAAGTTCGAAGCCGGCCAACTGGAACTGGAGCAGATTCCCTTCGACCTCGGCATCCTGGTGGAAGATACCGCCAGCCTGCTGTCGCAGAACGCCGGCCCCGCGGTGGAACTGACCTGCCTGATCAGCCCGCAGCTGCCGGCGCAGTTTTCCGGTGACCCGACACGGGTGCGCCAGGTGGTCAGCAATCTGCTGTCCAACGCCCTCAAGTTCACCCGCCTGGGACGCGTGGACGTGCGCGTCGACCCGCTGGACCATGGCGTGCGCATCAGCGTGCGCGACACCGGCATCGGCGTGGCGCCCGACGCGCTGCAGAAGATCTTCCAGCCCTTTACCCAGGCCGACGCCGGCATCGCCCGCCAGTACGGCGGCACCGGGCTGGGCCTGGCACTGACGCGCAAGCTGTGCGAGGCCATGCGCGGCGAACTGAGCGTCACCTCCGAACCGGGCCTGGGCAGCGAGTTCACCGTCACCCTGCCGCTGGCGGCGCTGGAGCCGGCGCAGCCGCTGGCAACGCTCACTGGCCGGCTGATCGTGCAGTGCGCGGCCAGCAGCGGGCTCGCTGCACTGTTGCAGAACTGGCTGCCGGAATGGGGCGTGGAGCATCAACGCCTGGACATCGACGCCAGCCTCGCCGGCATGGAGCTGGACGCGTTGCTCTCGGATTGTCCGGATTGTTTGGTCGGCCTGCGGCAGAACGTCACCAAGCCGGTCCTGCTGGTGACGGCCTATGGCAACTTCCTCGAGCCCGACCTGGCGCAGCGCCTCGCGCCGCTGCGCCAACTGGCGCGCCCGCTGTCCCGCACGGTGTTGTACCAGGCGCTGAAGCAGGCCTTCGAGCACCAGCCAACGCCAACCGCCAAGGCGCCCGGCAGCGCGCCGGAGCAGTTCTCCGCCCGCGTGCTGCTGGTGGAGGACAATCCGGTCAATCAACTGGTCGCACGGGGCCTGCTGCAGAAACTGGGCTGCCACGTGAGCATCGCCACCAACGGCGAGGAAGCACTGAAACTGCTCGATGGCGCCAAGTTCGATCTGGTGCTGATGGACTGCAACATGCCGGTGATGGACGGATACCAGGCTACCCGGGAAATCCGCGAAAGCGGCCGCTGGCCGGGCCTGCCTGTAGTCGCCCTGACCGCGAATGCCCTGCCGGAGGAACGCGAGCGCTGCCGCGCCGCCGGCATGGACGACTACCTGGCCAAACCCTTCCACCGCGATGAGCTGGCGGCCATCCTCGAACGCTGGGCCGGCCCTCGGCAGCGCAGCTGAGTCAGGCGTCCAGTTTCGTCAGTTGCAGCAGCAGGCTGTCGAGCTGTTCGCGCATACCCTCGGTGACGCTCAGGTCAATGCCACTGCGGCAGAGCAATTCCTCGCGCAGCGGCAGGACCTTCTCGCGCAATGCCGCACCCTCCACCGTCAGACCCAGGTGCACTTCGCGCTCGTCGTGACGAGCCCGCCGACGTACCACCAGACCCAGTTGCTCCAAGCGCTTGAGCAGCGGCGTGAGGGTGCCGGAATCGAGCATCAGCCGCTCGCCCAGGGCCTTCACCGAGGGCTGTTCCGGCGGTTCGGCGTGCCACTCCCAGAGCACCAGCATGGCCAGGTACTGCGGGTAGGTCAGGCCGAGGGCGTCGAGCATCGGCCGGTAGCCGCGGATCACCGCACGGGAGACGGCGTACAAGCGGAAGCACAGCTGGTTGTCCAGCTGCAGCTCCGCCGGCAGCGAGAGCACATCCTTCATCACAGCAGCGCTTCGATCTCGGCGGACAGTTGCTCGGGCTTGGTGGTCGGGGCGAACCGCTTGACCAGCTTGCCGTCCTGGCCGATCAGGAACTTGGTGAAGTTCCACTTGATGCCCTGGCTGCCCAGCAGGCCCGGCGCACGCTTCTTCAACTGCACATAGAGCGGGTGGGCCTCGGCGCCGTTGACATCGATCTTCTTGAACAGCGGGAAGCTCACGCCGAAGTTCAGCTCACAGAACTGGGTGATCTCCCCTTCGTTGCCCGGCTCCTGCTTGCCGAACTGGTTGCAGGGGAAGCCGAGCACCACCAGGCCCTTGTCCTTGTACTGCCGCCACAGCGCCTCCAGCCCCTTGTACTGCGGAGTGAAGCCGCACTGGCTGGCGGTGTTCACCACCAGCAACGCCTTGCCGCCGAAATCGGCGAGGGTTTTCTGTTCGCCCTTGATGGTGGTCACGGGAATGTTCAGCAGTGCATCGCTCATGGGACATGGCTCCGGGGGAAAGTGGGAATCTGAAGAATAGTGACCTATTTAATTGTGTGCAATTCAATTGCTCACGAATCACTCAGCGAAATGGCGA includes these proteins:
- a CDS encoding ATP-binding protein, with amino-acid sequence MDIALTHRLSFKQASLTVLVAFILGTLLSLIQVGVDYASQDASINREVRALLDVSHNPAARIAYNIDAELAQELVVGLLRSPAVIRAEIIDNANVPLATADRPPAESHLRGLSDFLFGQQRTYEEPLFVEHAPAESLGVLRLEIDTFVFGNDFLRRAGMTFISGFVRSLMLSLILLVLFYALLTKPLVSLIDALSRHDPRSPSRLRLPCPRGHERDEIGVLVEVTNRQLNRISVEMEQRREAEDRLTQYLEELESIVAARTAELKAANARLTLSNQELEHARQNALAMAQARGSFLANMSHEIRTPLNGLLGMLGLALDGPLTAEQRQQLSIAHDSGKVLVDLLNDVLDLSKFEAGQLELEQIPFDLGILVEDTASLLSQNAGPAVELTCLISPQLPAQFSGDPTRVRQVVSNLLSNALKFTRLGRVDVRVDPLDHGVRISVRDTGIGVAPDALQKIFQPFTQADAGIARQYGGTGLGLALTRKLCEAMRGELSVTSEPGLGSEFTVTLPLAALEPAQPLATLTGRLIVQCAASSGLAALLQNWLPEWGVEHQRLDIDASLAGMELDALLSDCPDCLVGLRQNVTKPVLLVTAYGNFLEPDLAQRLAPLRQLARPLSRTVLYQALKQAFEHQPTPTAKAPGSAPEQFSARVLLVEDNPVNQLVARGLLQKLGCHVSIATNGEEALKLLDGAKFDLVLMDCNMPVMDGYQATREIRESGRWPGLPVVALTANALPEERERCRAAGMDDYLAKPFHRDELAAILERWAGPRQRS
- a CDS encoding MarR family transcriptional regulator → MKDVLSLPAELQLDNQLCFRLYAVSRAVIRGYRPMLDALGLTYPQYLAMLVLWEWHAEPPEQPSVKALGERLMLDSGTLTPLLKRLEQLGLVVRRRARHDEREVHLGLTVEGAALREKVLPLREELLCRSGIDLSVTEGMREQLDSLLLQLTKLDA
- a CDS encoding glutathione peroxidase, with amino-acid sequence MSDALLNIPVTTIKGEQKTLADFGGKALLVVNTASQCGFTPQYKGLEALWRQYKDKGLVVLGFPCNQFGKQEPGNEGEITQFCELNFGVSFPLFKKIDVNGAEAHPLYVQLKKRAPGLLGSQGIKWNFTKFLIGQDGKLVKRFAPTTKPEQLSAEIEALL